Proteins from a single region of Azospira inquinata:
- the hypF gene encoding carbamoyltransferase HypF, protein MGAAAPSSSLPSLAGQCRRIRVRGLVQGVGYRPFVYRLAFELGLSGWVRNDAEGVDIEARGPAPALERFVARLRSEAPSLARVEGVEQRQAAPEGGLPGFLILESRGGHASTAIGPDSALCHDCLRELFDPDNRRYRYAFTHCTHCGPRYSITRELPYDRARTALAPFPLCPECGREYGDPANRRFHAEANCCPVCGPRLSLLDARGRSLAGAGLPTAGDDPVLAAVALLKAGKIVAIKGYGGFHLACDAANAAAVAELRRRKQREEKPFALMLANVASVGRLCQLSGDEAGLLELPERSIVLLRRRAQAAPGAAPLAANVAPGLSWLGCMLPYAPLHYLLFHAAAGCPSGLSWLAAPQDLSLVMTSANPGGEPLVTDNAQALSRLAGLADAYLLHDRDIVVRADDSVVRHAGGAVQFLRRGRGQTPRPIKLADDGPCVLAFGGFLKNTLCVLKGREAILSQHIGDLGNAATVDYLEQAARHLLHVLDATPAAVAYDLHPDFPSSRLAADFAAARGLPAYPIAHHHAHIAAVLAENGAQAGRSKPVLGLALDGFGLGPAGELWGGELLRVDGAEWQRLAGLTPLALPGGDKAAREPWRLAAAALWRLGRGADIPAFLARRYPDLDPTLAQGIGQMLARGLNCPGTSSLGRLFDGVSGLLGLRAKQSFEAQAAMELEGLADAWLADHGPLPPLPGGWTVDGAGDLDFAPLLAWLAECPDPALGSARFHLTLAAALADWTAAAAAREGLSTVALGGGCLLNHVLSQALVTQLVARGLSVLEARQAPPNDGGLSLGQAWIGRRLLSLGHD, encoded by the coding sequence ATGGGCGCCGCCGCTCCTTCTTCCTCCCTGCCTTCCCTGGCCGGCCAGTGCCGCCGCATTCGGGTGCGGGGCCTGGTCCAGGGGGTGGGCTATCGTCCCTTCGTCTATCGGCTGGCCTTCGAGCTGGGCCTGTCCGGCTGGGTGCGCAATGACGCGGAAGGGGTGGATATCGAAGCCCGGGGCCCGGCTCCGGCCCTGGAGCGCTTTGTCGCCCGGCTGCGCAGCGAAGCCCCCTCCCTGGCCCGGGTGGAAGGGGTGGAACAGCGCCAGGCGGCTCCGGAAGGGGGCCTGCCCGGTTTCCTCATTCTGGAAAGCCGGGGCGGCCACGCCAGCACCGCCATCGGCCCGGATAGCGCCCTCTGCCACGACTGTTTGCGGGAATTGTTCGACCCGGACAACCGGCGTTACCGCTACGCCTTCACCCACTGTACCCACTGCGGCCCCCGCTATTCCATCACCCGGGAACTGCCCTACGACCGGGCCCGCACCGCCCTGGCCCCCTTTCCCCTATGCCCGGAATGCGGCCGGGAATACGGGGACCCGGCCAACCGGCGTTTTCACGCAGAAGCCAACTGCTGCCCGGTGTGCGGTCCCCGGCTGAGCCTGCTGGATGCCCGGGGGCGGTCCCTGGCCGGTGCCGGTCTGCCCACCGCCGGGGATGACCCGGTGCTGGCGGCGGTGGCCCTCCTCAAGGCGGGGAAAATCGTCGCCATCAAGGGCTACGGCGGTTTCCATCTGGCCTGCGATGCCGCCAATGCCGCCGCCGTGGCCGAACTGCGGCGCCGCAAACAGCGGGAAGAAAAGCCCTTCGCCCTGATGCTGGCCAATGTGGCCAGCGTGGGCCGCCTCTGCCAGCTTTCCGGGGACGAAGCCGGGCTCCTGGAACTGCCGGAACGCTCCATTGTGCTGCTGCGCCGCCGGGCCCAGGCGGCCCCGGGGGCCGCGCCCCTGGCGGCCAATGTGGCTCCTGGCCTGTCCTGGCTGGGCTGCATGTTGCCCTACGCCCCCCTCCATTACCTGCTCTTCCACGCCGCCGCCGGTTGCCCCTCGGGCCTGTCCTGGCTGGCGGCTCCCCAGGATCTGAGTCTGGTCATGACCAGCGCCAATCCGGGGGGTGAGCCCCTGGTGACGGACAACGCCCAGGCCTTGAGCCGCCTGGCCGGTCTGGCGGATGCCTATCTGCTCCACGACCGGGACATTGTGGTGCGGGCCGACGATTCGGTGGTGCGCCACGCCGGGGGCGCCGTCCAGTTTCTGCGCCGGGGCCGGGGCCAGACCCCCCGGCCCATCAAGCTTGCGGACGACGGCCCCTGTGTGCTGGCCTTTGGCGGCTTTTTGAAAAACACCCTGTGTGTCCTCAAGGGCCGGGAAGCCATTCTCTCCCAGCACATCGGCGACCTGGGCAACGCCGCCACGGTGGATTACCTGGAACAGGCGGCCCGCCACCTGCTCCACGTGCTGGACGCCACCCCGGCGGCGGTGGCCTACGACCTGCACCCGGATTTCCCTTCCTCCCGGCTGGCGGCGGATTTCGCCGCCGCCCGGGGCCTTCCCGCCTATCCCATCGCCCACCACCACGCCCATATCGCCGCCGTGCTGGCGGAAAACGGGGCCCAGGCCGGGCGCAGCAAACCGGTGCTCGGCCTGGCCCTGGATGGCTTCGGCCTGGGCCCCGCCGGGGAATTGTGGGGCGGGGAATTGCTGCGGGTGGACGGGGCCGAGTGGCAGCGTCTGGCCGGCCTTACCCCCCTGGCCCTGCCCGGGGGGGACAAGGCCGCCCGGGAGCCCTGGCGCCTAGCCGCCGCGGCTCTCTGGCGCCTGGGCCGGGGGGCGGACATCCCGGCCTTCCTGGCCCGCCGCTATCCGGATCTGGACCCGACCCTGGCCCAGGGCATCGGCCAGATGCTGGCCCGGGGCCTGAATTGCCCAGGCACCTCCAGCCTGGGCCGCCTGTTCGACGGGGTGAGCGGCCTCCTGGGTCTGCGCGCCAAACAAAGCTTCGAGGCCCAGGCCGCCATGGAACTGGAAGGTCTGGCGGACGCCTGGCTGGCGGACCACGGCCCCCTGCCGCCCCTGCCCGGGGGCTGGACCGTGGATGGCGCCGGGGACCTGGATTTTGCCCCCCTCCTGGCCTGGCTGGCCGAGTGTCCGGACCCGGCCCTGGGCTCGGCCCGCTTCCACCTCACCCTGGCCGCCGCCCTGGCGGACTGGACCGCTGCTGCCGCTGCCCGGGAAGGCTTGTCCACCGTGGCTCTGGGGGGCGGCTGCCTGCTCAACCACGTCCTTTCCCAGGCCCTGGTGACCCAGCTGGTGGCCCGGGGCCTGTCCGTCCTGGAAGCCCGCCAGGCGCCCCCCAACGACGGGGGCCTGTCCCTGGGCCAAGCCTGGATTGGCCGCCGTCTTTTGAGTCTTGGCCATGACTGA
- a CDS encoding HypC/HybG/HupF family hydrogenase formation chaperone, whose amino-acid sequence MCLALPAKVVELLPDDQARVDLGGVQKEISLALVDGVAVGDYVILHVGYALTRLDPEEAERTLALFAELGAEGAGEPGQTEDGTGLSGEAAPAGAPSLGERS is encoded by the coding sequence ATGTGTTTAGCCCTACCCGCCAAAGTGGTGGAATTGCTTCCCGATGATCAGGCCCGGGTGGACCTGGGGGGGGTTCAGAAAGAAATATCCCTGGCCCTGGTGGACGGGGTGGCCGTGGGGGATTACGTCATTCTCCACGTGGGCTACGCCCTGACCCGGCTGGACCCGGAAGAGGCGGAACGGACCCTGGCCCTGTTTGCCGAACTGGGGGCGGAAGGGGCCGGGGAACCGGGCCAGACCGAAGACGGCACGGGCCTCTCCGGAGAAGCCGCCCCAGCCGGGGCTCCCTCCCTGGGAGAGCGGTCATGA
- a CDS encoding transglutaminase-like domain-containing protein, with product MTEALAPTRPGDVDFAPFLECSPEIDWDQPAVLALAEELGAAGRGEPRRVAEACFLFVRDQIRHSIDYNLAPVTCRASRVLAETAGLCYAKSHLLAALLRANRIPAGLCYQRLVLAAGSPQCCLHGLNALYLPDLGWFRVDARGNKPGVDARFEPPREILAFPLASPEEQDFPWIFSRPLPALVAALNTGETLDQLLPHLPDRATLSPADGGPDNVCLALPVSPTGLFGEPQPCV from the coding sequence ATGACTGAAGCCCTTGCTCCTACCCGCCCTGGGGACGTTGATTTCGCCCCCTTCCTGGAATGCTCCCCGGAAATCGACTGGGATCAGCCTGCCGTCCTGGCCCTGGCGGAAGAACTGGGGGCGGCGGGCCGGGGTGAGCCCCGCCGGGTGGCGGAAGCCTGCTTTTTGTTTGTGCGGGACCAGATTCGCCACAGCATCGATTACAACCTGGCCCCGGTGACCTGCCGGGCCTCCCGGGTGCTGGCGGAGACCGCGGGCCTTTGCTACGCCAAGAGCCATCTCCTGGCCGCCCTGCTGCGGGCCAACCGTATTCCCGCCGGGCTCTGCTACCAGCGTCTGGTGCTGGCGGCGGGGAGCCCCCAGTGCTGCCTGCACGGCCTGAATGCCCTTTATTTGCCCGATCTGGGCTGGTTCCGGGTGGATGCCCGGGGCAATAAGCCCGGAGTGGACGCCCGCTTTGAACCGCCCCGGGAAATCCTGGCCTTTCCCCTGGCGAGCCCGGAAGAGCAGGATTTCCCCTGGATTTTCAGCCGCCCTCTGCCTGCCCTGGTGGCGGCCCTGAACACCGGGGAAACCCTGGACCAACTGCTGCCCCATTTGCCGGACCGGGCCACCTTGTCCCCGGCGGACGGGGGACCGGATAATGTCTGCCTTGCTTTGCCCGTCTCCCCCACGGGCCTTTTTGGAGAACCCCAACCATGTGTTTAG
- the hypE gene encoding hydrogenase expression/formation protein HypE, with protein MKNHYIRPLDLKRGRVDMSHGSGGRAMAQLIDEVFAPAFDNEFLRQGDDGARLPAAPAGARLVLATDAHVVSPLFFPGGDIGALAVHGTINDVAMMGATPLYLTASFILEEGFPLADLERIVASLARASREAGVPVVTGDTKVVEQGKGDGVFISTTGLGWLRPDLTLSGSRAAPGDAVLVSGPIGDHGMAIMSQRESLSFQAPILSDSAPLHGLAAALLDSGVTVKTLRDPTRGGLGTTLNEIAAQSGVGMMLEEGAIPVRPAVAAACELLGLDPLYCACEGRMVVVVAGEDGERALAALRAHPQGREAARIGTVHRDEHHFVQMTTGFGGRRIVDWLTGEQLPRIC; from the coding sequence ATGAAAAACCACTATATCCGTCCCCTGGACCTGAAACGGGGCCGGGTGGATATGTCCCACGGCAGCGGCGGCCGGGCCATGGCCCAGCTCATCGACGAGGTGTTCGCCCCGGCCTTTGACAACGAATTCCTGCGCCAGGGAGACGACGGCGCCCGCTTGCCCGCCGCCCCGGCAGGGGCTCGCCTGGTGCTGGCCACGGACGCCCACGTGGTTTCCCCCCTGTTTTTCCCCGGGGGCGATATCGGCGCCCTGGCGGTGCACGGCACCATTAACGACGTGGCCATGATGGGGGCCACCCCCCTCTATCTGACCGCCAGTTTCATCCTGGAAGAGGGCTTTCCCCTGGCTGACCTGGAACGCATTGTGGCCTCCCTGGCCCGGGCCTCCCGGGAAGCGGGGGTGCCCGTGGTCACCGGGGACACCAAGGTGGTGGAACAGGGCAAGGGGGACGGGGTGTTCATCTCCACCACTGGCCTGGGCTGGCTGCGTCCGGACCTGACCCTGTCCGGCAGCCGGGCGGCGCCGGGGGATGCGGTGCTGGTCTCCGGCCCCATCGGCGACCACGGCATGGCCATCATGAGCCAGCGGGAAAGCCTTTCCTTCCAGGCCCCCATCCTCTCCGATTCCGCCCCCCTCCATGGTCTGGCGGCGGCCCTGCTGGATAGCGGCGTGACGGTGAAAACCCTGCGGGACCCCACCCGGGGCGGCCTGGGCACCACCCTCAATGAAATCGCCGCCCAGTCCGGGGTGGGCATGATGCTGGAAGAGGGCGCCATTCCGGTGCGCCCGGCGGTGGCGGCGGCCTGTGAACTCCTGGGCCTGGACCCCCTCTACTGCGCCTGCGAAGGCCGCATGGTGGTGGTGGTGGCGGGGGAAGACGGGGAGCGGGCCCTGGCGGCCCTGCGGGCCCATCCCCAGGGCCGGGAAGCGGCCCGCATCGGCACGGTGCATCGGGACGAACACCACTTCGTGCAAATGACCACCGGCTTCGGCGGGCGACGCATTGTGGATTGGCTCACCGGGGAACAGCTGCCCCGCATCTGCTGA
- the hypD gene encoding hydrogenase formation protein HypD, with translation MKYVDEYRDGELARGLAQAIAREVEPGRDYRFMEFCGGHTHAISRYGLADLLPPNVRMIHGPGCPVCVLPIGRIDQAIRLAVNHGALVCTYGDCLRVPASDGLSLLKAKARGGDVRMVYSSADALKLAQAHPDRQVVFFAIGFETTTPPTAVVVKQARALGLKNFSVLCCHVLTPPAMAHILASPEISRTMALDGFIGPAHVSVVIGSRPYEPFAQDYGKPVVIAGFEPLDVMQAVLMLVRQVNAGRAAVENEFARAVTRDGNAKAQALVQEVLHLRPDFEWRGLGTVAHSALCLAPDYADLDAEQRFQEAYVSVPDHKACECGAILRGEKRPQECKLFGTVCTPDNPVGSCMVSSEGACAAHYTYGRFRQTEAV, from the coding sequence ATGAAATATGTGGATGAATACCGGGACGGGGAACTGGCCCGGGGCCTGGCCCAGGCCATTGCCCGGGAAGTGGAACCGGGGCGGGACTACCGCTTTATGGAATTCTGCGGCGGCCACACCCACGCCATTTCCCGCTACGGTCTGGCGGACCTGCTGCCCCCCAATGTGCGCATGATCCACGGCCCGGGCTGCCCGGTCTGCGTCCTGCCCATCGGCCGCATCGACCAGGCCATCCGTCTGGCGGTGAATCACGGCGCCCTGGTGTGCACCTACGGGGATTGCCTGCGGGTGCCCGCCTCCGACGGCCTCTCCCTGCTCAAGGCCAAGGCCCGGGGCGGGGACGTGCGCATGGTCTATTCCAGCGCCGACGCCCTGAAACTGGCCCAGGCCCATCCGGACCGGCAGGTGGTGTTTTTCGCCATCGGCTTTGAAACCACCACCCCGCCCACGGCGGTGGTGGTGAAACAGGCCCGGGCCCTGGGGCTGAAAAATTTTTCCGTGCTCTGCTGCCACGTGCTCACCCCCCCGGCCATGGCCCACATCCTGGCCTCCCCGGAAATCAGCCGGACCATGGCCCTGGATGGCTTCATCGGCCCGGCCCACGTGTCCGTGGTCATCGGCAGCCGCCCCTACGAGCCCTTCGCCCAGGATTACGGCAAGCCCGTGGTGATCGCCGGCTTTGAGCCCCTGGATGTGATGCAGGCCGTTCTCATGCTGGTGCGCCAAGTCAATGCAGGCCGGGCGGCGGTGGAAAACGAATTTGCCCGGGCCGTGACCCGGGACGGCAACGCCAAGGCCCAGGCCCTGGTCCAGGAGGTACTGCACCTGCGCCCCGACTTTGAATGGCGGGGCCTGGGCACGGTGGCCCATTCCGCCCTCTGTCTGGCCCCGGATTACGCCGACCTGGACGCGGAACAGCGCTTCCAGGAAGCCTATGTGAGCGTGCCGGACCACAAGGCCTGCGAATGCGGCGCCATTCTCCGGGGGGAAAAGCGGCCCCAGGAATGCAAGCTCTTCGGCACCGTGTGCACCCCGGACAATCCGGTGGGTTCCTGCATGGTGAGTTCGGAAGGGGCCTGCGCGGCCCATTACACCTATGGACGTTTTCGCCAGACGGAGGCGGTATGA